Proteins encoded together in one Falco biarmicus isolate bFalBia1 chromosome 4, bFalBia1.pri, whole genome shotgun sequence window:
- the NFILZ gene encoding NFIL3 like protein isoform X1, whose protein sequence is MPDDSGCHIQPARTLAVFTTMENFMAPLSTVSELALQQSKAKFLHGKVSGPPRRKREFMPDEKKDNMYWEKRRKNNEAAKRSREKRRLNDFAMESQLAALSEENAILRTELLSLKLRFGLISPDTSIYPGHSLQDFLGVYFRGHREASPLLEAEPFVGESCFFTKTFVPKVLEPADSSCKTFGPSRNILGCDSKPAAIDTPGLQQPKRSTVCSPFLNYHCPDKYAFHLQEMEPGSACFLCPSPSPAEVSKESSTTVSDEDDEQQVPKTSSLPPCSLLCPSEDHLKGRSSAALPHKLRIKTKALSSLEESSLDSH, encoded by the coding sequence AACCCTGGCTGTGTTCACAACCATGGAAAACTTCATGGCACCACTGAGCACGGTCAGCGAGCTTGCACTTCAGCAGAGCAAGGCTAAGTTCCTCCATGGCAAGGTGAGCGGTCCCCCCCGGCGCAAGCGGGAGTTCATGCCGGATGAAAAGAAGGACAACATGTACTGGGAGAAGAGGCGCAAGAATAACGAGGCAGCCAAGCGCTCACGGGAGAAGAGGCGCCTCAATGACTTTGCCATGGAGAGCCAGCTGGCTGCTCTCAGCGAGGAGAACGCCATCCTCAGGACAGAGCTGCTGTCCCTGAAGCTGCGCTTTGGGCTCATCAGCCCAGACACCAGCATCTACCCAGGCCATTCCCTCCAGGACTTCCTGGGAGTTTATTTCAGAGGGCACAGAGAAGCCTCCCCACTTCTCGAGGCAGAGCCCTTTGTGGGGGAGTCCTGCTTCTTCACAAAGACATTTGTGCCAAAGGTGCTGGAGCCAGCTGACTCGTCCTGCAAAACCTTTGGCCCTTCCAGAAACATCCTTGGCTGTGACTCAAAACCAGCTGCCATAGACACACCTGGCCTTCAGCAGCCCAAGAGATCCACAGTTTGCTCTCCGTTCCTCAATTACCACTGCCCAGACAAATATGCTTTCCATTTGCAGGAAATGGAGCCAGGCAGTGCCTGCTTCTTGTGCCCTTCCCCCAGTCCAGCTGAGGTGAGCAAAGAAAGCAGCACAACTGTCTCAGATGAAGATGATGAGCAGCAAGTACCCAAAACTTCTTCTCTACCCCCATGCAGTCTGCTCTGCCCTTCAGAAGATCATTTGAAGGGCCGAAGCTCTGCTGCCCTACCTCACAAGCTCCGAATTAAGACCAAAGCCCTCAGCAGCTTGGAGGAGAGTAGCCTGGACTCACACTGA
- the NFILZ gene encoding NFIL3 like protein isoform X2, whose protein sequence is MENFMAPLSTVSELALQQSKAKFLHGKVSGPPRRKREFMPDEKKDNMYWEKRRKNNEAAKRSREKRRLNDFAMESQLAALSEENAILRTELLSLKLRFGLISPDTSIYPGHSLQDFLGVYFRGHREASPLLEAEPFVGESCFFTKTFVPKVLEPADSSCKTFGPSRNILGCDSKPAAIDTPGLQQPKRSTVCSPFLNYHCPDKYAFHLQEMEPGSACFLCPSPSPAEVSKESSTTVSDEDDEQQVPKTSSLPPCSLLCPSEDHLKGRSSAALPHKLRIKTKALSSLEESSLDSH, encoded by the coding sequence ATGGAAAACTTCATGGCACCACTGAGCACGGTCAGCGAGCTTGCACTTCAGCAGAGCAAGGCTAAGTTCCTCCATGGCAAGGTGAGCGGTCCCCCCCGGCGCAAGCGGGAGTTCATGCCGGATGAAAAGAAGGACAACATGTACTGGGAGAAGAGGCGCAAGAATAACGAGGCAGCCAAGCGCTCACGGGAGAAGAGGCGCCTCAATGACTTTGCCATGGAGAGCCAGCTGGCTGCTCTCAGCGAGGAGAACGCCATCCTCAGGACAGAGCTGCTGTCCCTGAAGCTGCGCTTTGGGCTCATCAGCCCAGACACCAGCATCTACCCAGGCCATTCCCTCCAGGACTTCCTGGGAGTTTATTTCAGAGGGCACAGAGAAGCCTCCCCACTTCTCGAGGCAGAGCCCTTTGTGGGGGAGTCCTGCTTCTTCACAAAGACATTTGTGCCAAAGGTGCTGGAGCCAGCTGACTCGTCCTGCAAAACCTTTGGCCCTTCCAGAAACATCCTTGGCTGTGACTCAAAACCAGCTGCCATAGACACACCTGGCCTTCAGCAGCCCAAGAGATCCACAGTTTGCTCTCCGTTCCTCAATTACCACTGCCCAGACAAATATGCTTTCCATTTGCAGGAAATGGAGCCAGGCAGTGCCTGCTTCTTGTGCCCTTCCCCCAGTCCAGCTGAGGTGAGCAAAGAAAGCAGCACAACTGTCTCAGATGAAGATGATGAGCAGCAAGTACCCAAAACTTCTTCTCTACCCCCATGCAGTCTGCTCTGCCCTTCAGAAGATCATTTGAAGGGCCGAAGCTCTGCTGCCCTACCTCACAAGCTCCGAATTAAGACCAAAGCCCTCAGCAGCTTGGAGGAGAGTAGCCTGGACTCACACTGA